The Cucumis melo cultivar AY chromosome 5, USDA_Cmelo_AY_1.0, whole genome shotgun sequence genome has a segment encoding these proteins:
- the LOC103494522 gene encoding phospholipase D zeta 2-like: protein MSTKRLISSGTTPETEPPRLFASALHSFRQCVESARVFEELPIVSIVSVSRPDTGDISPLLLSYTIEIQYKQFKWRLVKKASQVLYLHFSLKRRAFIEELHEKQEQVKEWLHNMGIVDHPAVVHHDDESDDGAFSLHDEQTTRNRNVPSVAALPIIKPALGGQRSISDKAKLAMQGYLNHFFGNLDIVNSREVCKFLEVSKMSFVREHGPKLKEGYLMVKHLKQVTGSDSSIKCFACHWCSCCMYNWKKVWAVLKPGFLALVADPMDSKLLDIIVFDVLPTVEEEGSQACLAYHVKERNPLRYSFKVRRGDGDIRFRTTSTAKVREWVSSINDAGFGAKDGWCHPHRFGSFAPQRGLSDDESQAQWFIDGRAAFEAIACSIEAAKSEIFITGWWLCPELYTRRPFHNHSSSRLDALLETKAKEGVKIYILMYKEVPIALKINSMYSKKRLLNIHENIKVLRSPDHMSTGIYYWSHHEKIVVVDHQICFIGGLDLCFGRYDTMEHKVSDFPPYTWPGKDYYNPRESEPNSWEDTMKDELEREKCPRMPWHDVHCALWGSPCRDVARHFVQRWNHAKRNKAPNEEKIPLLMPQHDMVLPHYMGKRTELSFKNTDSEQDHQKQTTDDLFSSLSPQDDIPLLMPQEAGGLPDSNEQTNNLSMQHNSFNQPMEIGKSVTGSFQAYNAEPLTQIEQTNGLLDDFGFLDEFGAFGHLREPTFDTPPYMKNSNDWLETECESNHVAINEVSEIGPLTSSNCQVIRSVSQWSAGTSKPEASIHAAYCAAIQEAKHFIYIENQFFISGLSGDETIQNRVLDALYQRIWLAHKEKQCFRVIVVLPLLPGFQGGVDDNGAATVRALMHWQYRTISWEKTSILYRLNLLLGPKTQDYILFCGLRSYGRLFDGGPIATSQIYVHSKLMIIDDCITFIGSSNINDRSLLGSRDSEIGVIIEDKEFVVSSMNGKPWKAGKFAHSLRCSLWCEHLGLHLGEVSQILDPVVEATYKDLWLATAKENTTIYEEVFSCIPNDNINSRLSLRQSLADLKVKLDHNTLDLGIAAEKIESHENGEVKMIDSMERLKCIRGHLVCFPLKFLWQEDLRPGFIESEFYAAPHVFH from the exons ATGTCGACGAAGAGATTGATTTCCAGTGGAACGACTCCGGAAACTGAGCCGCCGAGGTTGTTTGCTTCAGCCTTGCACTCGTTCCGGCAATGTGTAGAATCCGCTAGGGTTTTTGAGGAGCTTCCGATTGTTTCGATTGTATCGGTTTCACGGCCGGATACTGGAGATATTAGTCCCTTGCTGTTATCTTACACCATTGAAATCCAATACAAACAG TTTAAATGGAGGTTAGTGAAGAAAGCATCGCAAGTTctatatttacatttttcatTGAAGAGACGTGCATTTATTGAAGAACTCCACGAGAAACAAGAGCAG GTGAAAGAATGGCTTCACAACATGGGAATAGTTGACCATCCAGCTGTAGTTCATCATGATGACGAGTCTGATGATGGGGCCTTTTCTTTGCATGATGAACAAACTACAAGAAACAG GAACGTTCCTTCTGTTGCTGCTTTACCCATCATTAAGCCAGCACTGGGAGGACAGCGGTCCATTTCAGACAAGGCAAAGCTAGCAATGCAAGGTTACTTAAATCACTTCTTTGGGAACTTGGATATTGTAAATTCTCGTGAG GTCTGCAAATTTTTAGAAGTCTCGAAGATGTCATTTGTAAGAGAACATGGTCCAAAGTTGAAAGAAGGTTACCTAATGGTGAAGCATTTAAAACAAGTCACAGGATCTGATTCTAGTATAAAATGTTTTGCATGTCATTGGTGCAGTTGCTGCATGTACAATTGGAAAAAG GTTTGGGCTGTTTTGAAACCAGGTTTCTTGGCCTTGGTTGCTGATCCTATGGACTCTAAACTTCTAGATATAATTGTTTTTGATGTGCTACCAACAGTAGAAGAGGAGGGATCCCAAGCATGCTTAGCATATCATGTCAAGGAGCGGAATCCTTTACGTTATTCATTCAAG GTTAGGCGCGGTGATGGGGACATAAGGTTCAGAACCACAAGTACTGCCAAAGTCAGAGAATGGGTCTCATCAATTAATGATGCTGGTTTTGGAGCCAAAGATGGCTGGTGCCACCCTCATCGCTTTGGTTCTTTTGCGCCTCAGAGAGGTTTGAGTGATGATGAAAGCCAAGCTCAGTGGTTCATAGATGGCCGGGCAGCTTTTGAAGCAATCGCTTGCTCTATTGAGGCTGCAAAATCTGAG ATATTCATCACTGGCTGGTGGCTTTGCCCTGAGCTTTATACGCGACGTCCTTTTCATAATCATTCTTCATCACGGCTTGACGCGTTGCTGGAAACAAAAGCAAAAGAAGGTGTCAAG atctACATCCTAATGTATAAGGAGGTTCCTATTGCTCTGAAAATTAACAGTATGTATAGCAAGAAGAGGCTTTTAAACATTCATGAGAATATTAAGGTATTACGTTCTCCTGATCATATGTCAACTGGGATTTATTATTG GTCACATCACGAAAAAATTGTCGTTGTTGATCACCAGATTTGCTTCATTGGAGGTTTGGATTTATGCTTTGGCCGGTATGATACAATGGAGCATAAAGTGAGTGACTTCCCTCCCTATACATGGCCGGGAAAGGACTATTACAACCCAAG AGAATCTGAACCAAATTCTTGGGAAGACACAATGAAAGATGAATTGGAGCGGGAGAAGTGTCCTCGAATGCCATGGCATGATGTTCACTGTGCTCTTTGGGGATCTCCATGCCGTGATGTTGCTCGACACTTTGTTCAGAGGTGGAACCATGCCAAG AGAAACAAAGCCccaaatgaagaaaaaatacCTTTACTTATGCCTCAACATGATATGGTCCTTCCACATTACATGGGAAAACGCACAGAGTTGAGCTTTAAAAATACAGACTCAGAGCAAGATCATCAGAAGCAGACCACGGATGATCTCTTTTCCTCCTTATCCCCACAGGATGATATTCCATTATTGATGCCTCAGGAAGCTGGTGGACTTCCAGATTCTAACGAGCAAACAAATAATCTTTCCATGCAGCACAATTCTTTCAATCAGCCCATGGAAATAGGAAAAAGTGTTACTGGTTCTTTCCAAGCATACAATGCTGAACCATTGACTCAAATTGAACAAACAAACGGATTATTAGATGACTTTGGATTTTTGGATGAATTTGGTGCTTTTGGTCATCTGAGGGAACCTACTTTTGATACTCCGCCATATATGAAAAATTCAAATGATTGGTTAGAAACTGAATGCGAAAGTAACCATGTTGCTATAAACGAGGTCAGCGAAATTGGTCCCCTTACTAGTAGCAATTGTCAG GTAATAAGAAGTGTCAGCCAGTGGTCAGCAGGAACAAGCAAACCAGAAGCAAGTATTCATGCTGCTTATTGTGCTGCCATTCAAGAGGCAAAACACTTCATCTACATTGAG AACCAGTTTTTCATATCTGGTTTATCAGGGGATGAGACCATACAAAATCGGGTTCTGGATGCATTATACCAACGTATATGGCTGGCTCATAAAGAAAAACAATGTTTTCGAGTTATTGTTGTTTTACCACTCTTACCTGGATTTCAG GGTGGTGTAGATGATAATGGTGCAGCAACTGTTCGAGCCTTGATGCATTGGCAGTACCGAACAATTAGTTGGGAAAAAACTTCGATACTGTACCGTCTCAATCTATTATTGGGTCCTAAAACGCaagattatattttattttgtggcCTTCGATCATATGGCAGACTATTTGATGGTGGTCCAATTGCTACAAGTCAG ATATATGTGCACAGCAAATTGATGATAATCGATGATTGTATTACCTTTATTGGTTCCTCCAATATTAATGATAGAAGTTTACTTGGATCCAGAGATTCTGAG ATTGGAGTAATTATTGAGGATAAAGAGTTTGTTGTTTCATCTATGAATGGAAAACCTTGGAAAGCTGGAAAGTTCGCTCATAGTCTACGATGTTCCTTGTGGTGTGAGCACCTCGGTCTTCATCTCGGAGAG GTCAGTCAAATCCTTGATCCAGTTGTAGAAGCAACGTACAAAGATTTGTGGTTAGCTACGGCAAAG